One window of the Pseudomonas sp. S04 genome contains the following:
- a CDS encoding TIGR02647 family protein has product MSLTPELVAELEILALFNLDSSQEGLKIHQTAAPKAIAAAQRLFEKELIDQPDGGYLTSLGRDAAQNVQTVLTILSVEETA; this is encoded by the coding sequence ATGTCGCTTACCCCTGAGCTGGTTGCCGAACTGGAAATCCTTGCACTCTTCAACCTGGACAGTTCCCAGGAAGGTTTGAAAATTCATCAGACCGCTGCCCCGAAAGCTATTGCTGCCGCACAACGCCTGTTCGAAAAAGAATTGATCGATCAACCCGATGGCGGGTATCTGACCAGCCTGGGGCGTGACGCCGCGCAGAATGTGCAGACTGTACTGACCATCCTGTCCGTCGAAGAAACCGCATAA